In the genome of Cryptomeria japonica chromosome 8, Sugi_1.0, whole genome shotgun sequence, one region contains:
- the LOC131052696 gene encoding PHD finger-like domain-containing protein 5A, giving the protein MAKHHPDLIMCRKQPGIAIGRLCEKCDGKCVICDSYVRPCTLVRVCDECNYGSYQGRCVICGGLGISDAYYCKECTQQEKDRDGCPKIVNLGSAKTDLFYERKKYGFKKR; this is encoded by the coding sequence ATGGCCAAGCATCATCCTGATCTTATTATGTGCAGAAAGCAGCCGGGAATAGCTATAGGTCGACTTTGTGAAAAGTGTGATGGTAAATGTGTAATTTGTGATTCTTATGTGCGACCTTGTACCCTTGTTCGAGTTTGTGATGAATGCAACTATGGATCCTACCAAGGAAGGTGTGTGATTTGTGGTGGATTAGGCATTTCAGATGCATATTACTGCAAGGAATGCACCCAACAAGAGAAAGATAGGGATGGATGCCCAAAAATTGTTAATCTTGGAAGTGCAAAAACAGATCTATTTTATGAACGGAAGAAATATGGTTTCAAGAAGAGATAG